TATGTATCACCGGACAAAAAATCATGGAATATTATTCTTTACAACGACCTTGACAATGACGGGAAAAGTGAGAAAGTTCGCTGCGGTTTTAGCCCCATTCTACAGTTACTTTTGTAAACATAATTAAGGAATTTAAAGTAAACAATTTCAAAAATTGGGAACACTATATAAACTTTTACATGGCTAAGAAAAAAAACGAGATATCGTCCAACCAAAAATACACGGAACTGCTTGCCTCCATTGGTTTTGCTATTGAAATGGGTCGTGAAAACGCTTTGGCAGCTATTAATGAGCGGTTACTTGCTACCTATTGGAAAATCGGCCAATACATTGTTGAATTTGAGCAACACGGACTTGAAAGGGCTGAATATGGGACTGAATTATTAAAGGATTTATCTAATGACCTAAAAATGCGTTATGGCAAAGGATTCAGCGTGAGCAATTTACAATATATGCGGTTGTTTTATCAATATTACCCAAAATTCCAGAAGTCTGGAAAATTCCAATCGTCTGAAATTCACCAGACGTCTGGTAAATCTCAAAAATACCAGACATCTGGTAAATTGACCTGGTCGCATTATTGTGAATTACTTGGCATTTCGGACGACCTGACCAGGAGTTTCTATGAGAAACAATGCAGTAAAGAAAATTGGTCGGTAAGAGAGCTAAAAAGACAGATAATTTCAGGACTTTTTCAACGGATCGCATTAAGCAAAGACAAAGAAGGGGTTTTAAAGCTATCCACTCACGG
The DNA window shown above is from Cytophagales bacterium and carries:
- a CDS encoding DUF1016 domain-containing protein; this encodes MAKKKNEISSNQKYTELLASIGFAIEMGRENALAAINERLLATYWKIGQYIVEFEQHGLERAEYGTELLKDLSNDLKMRYGKGFSVSNLQYMRLFYQYYPKFQKSGKFQSSEIHQTSGKSQKYQTSGKLTWSHYCELLGISDDLTRSFYEKQCSKENWSVRELKRQIISGLFQRIALSKDKEGVLKLSTHGHEIATTKDIVKDPYVFEFLNIPESKRVSEKALEKKLLDNLQTFLLELGKGFSFVARQFRVTIDNDHFHVDLVFYHRILKCFVLIDLKIRKVKHQDIGQMNLYLNYFIEEENTEGDNAPIGIIISADKNELLVKYATGGLSNKIFVSKYQLYLPDKKLLENKMKEILEKE